From one Lolium rigidum isolate FL_2022 chromosome 4, APGP_CSIRO_Lrig_0.1, whole genome shotgun sequence genomic stretch:
- the LOC124705468 gene encoding small polypeptide DEVIL 4-like has protein sequence MNKVKISHGNHNRSGGGGLSRMLREHKARLYIIRRCVVMLLCCHD, from the coding sequence ATGAACAAGGTGAAGATCAGCCATGGCAATCACAATAGATCTGGAGGAGGAGGCCTCAGCAGGATGCTGAGGGAGCACAAGGCCAGGCTCTACATCATCCGGCGATGTGTCGTCATGCTCCTGTGCTGCCATGACTGA